From the genome of Verrucomicrobiaceae bacterium, one region includes:
- a CDS encoding NAD-dependent epimerase/dehydratase family protein, producing the protein MTAFTHHLVTGAAGFIGSHLIDHLQDLGIRVTGVDSLKLGRAANLATAGQKNSFRLIQADLNDIHAWNDEVSRLHREQPISLVWHMAANSDIQAGVRDARVDLQDTFMTTFHVLDWMRRENVREIAFASSSAIYGPLEGFIGESAGPCQPASNYGAMKLASEGAICAATHAFLDRATLYRFPNVIGPRSTHGVIHDLVKKMRSGQNPLQVLGDGTQEKPYLHVTELVDAMLHIQRHGTQRINCVNISPADTATVRFIAEAVRDAVDPSAGIQFGSTPQGWVGDVTKYAFDTQLLTRLGWQATFSSQDAVRRAVREIAAEIQTA; encoded by the coding sequence ATGACCGCATTCACTCATCATCTCGTCACAGGAGCCGCAGGCTTCATTGGCAGTCATCTCATCGACCACCTGCAAGACCTCGGCATCCGCGTCACCGGCGTGGACAGCCTCAAACTGGGCCGTGCAGCCAATTTGGCCACCGCAGGCCAAAAAAACAGCTTCAGGCTCATCCAGGCCGATTTGAATGACATCCATGCCTGGAACGATGAAGTGAGCCGACTCCACCGCGAGCAGCCCATCAGCCTCGTTTGGCACATGGCGGCCAATTCCGACATCCAGGCCGGTGTACGCGACGCGCGTGTCGATTTGCAGGACACTTTTATGACCACCTTTCACGTCCTGGACTGGATGCGGCGTGAAAACGTGCGTGAGATCGCTTTTGCCTCCAGCAGCGCCATTTACGGCCCGCTAGAGGGCTTCATCGGAGAGTCCGCAGGCCCTTGCCAGCCCGCCTCCAATTATGGCGCGATGAAGCTCGCCTCCGAAGGCGCGATCTGCGCCGCTACGCATGCCTTCTTGGACCGCGCCACTCTTTACCGCTTTCCCAACGTCATCGGCCCACGCTCCACGCATGGCGTCATCCATGATCTGGTGAAAAAAATGCGCTCAGGGCAAAACCCGCTGCAAGTGCTAGGCGACGGCACCCAAGAGAAGCCCTACCTGCACGTCACCGAGCTGGTGGACGCCATGCTCCACATCCAGCGCCACGGCACACAGCGCATCAACTGCGTCAACATCTCCCCCGCTGACACCGCCACCGTGCGCTTCATCGCCGAAGCCGTCCGTGACGCGGTCGATCCCTCTGCGGGCATCCAGTTTGGCAGCACACCGCAGGGTTGGGTCGGCGACGTGACGAAGTATGCCTTCGACACGCAGCTCCTCACCCGCCTCGGCTGGCAGGCCACTTTTTCCTCTCAAGACGCCGTGCGTCGCGCCGTGCGCGAGATTGCCGCTGAAATCCAAACCGCCTGA
- a CDS encoding glycosyltransferase, with protein MNVMLHCPLPPVQDWPSWLRHLLSERFSGRQQLLLARITRPLSPALLRHVTAYADAVLVPTELADMVKLPAEDLLVYASEEDLASRLPAFIQRRTECAQREVLWTDPDIIMRSPAMKPLVLNALKLVQERGWRIRLWCQQTTLPPEMFRTDLMPKTGLHWVFNLMCFAPQVTWRQFMWWLLRGRRPARLVHACGPGFVHADMTTVHFINWAWCKTLATRLLRPAVIPHILVSCYSALIELIYFRWFRPDLLLAVGRGVARGLQKIAGDTARVGVLPSSYDEQEFHPGRREVDRRKMRSHWGFRDDTYVLAFAAQGGYERKGFYILASALEALWEQGQRSFRVLLLGGSKDGIKRLQEDLAARFPHHTEWLMIAGWVESLAEAMAAADAFVFPSYFESFAAVEAEACALGLPLALTPHWGSEMVLRPGENGVSLPWDVPGIAAALLELRQRTSEWKSILPEATPLSQYGERLHQLYTEALAAKNHS; from the coding sequence ATGAACGTCATGCTTCATTGCCCCTTGCCACCCGTGCAGGACTGGCCGTCTTGGCTGCGCCACCTGCTGAGTGAGCGTTTCAGCGGCAGGCAGCAGCTCTTGCTGGCCAGGATCACGCGACCGCTTTCTCCTGCATTGCTCCGCCATGTGACAGCCTATGCCGACGCGGTGCTGGTGCCCACCGAGTTGGCCGACATGGTAAAGCTGCCCGCAGAAGACCTCTTGGTGTATGCGTCCGAGGAGGACTTGGCCAGTCGATTGCCCGCCTTTATCCAGCGGCGCACGGAGTGCGCGCAGCGTGAGGTGCTGTGGACAGACCCCGACATCATTATGCGCAGCCCGGCCATGAAGCCCCTTGTTCTCAATGCGCTGAAGCTGGTTCAGGAGCGCGGATGGCGCATCCGCCTATGGTGCCAGCAAACCACATTGCCACCCGAGATGTTCCGCACCGACTTGATGCCCAAAACCGGCCTGCACTGGGTATTCAATTTGATGTGCTTTGCGCCACAGGTCACATGGCGTCAATTCATGTGGTGGCTACTGCGCGGGCGTCGGCCTGCGCGGCTGGTACACGCCTGCGGGCCGGGTTTTGTGCATGCAGACATGACCACCGTTCACTTCATCAACTGGGCTTGGTGTAAAACGCTCGCCACACGGCTGCTACGGCCTGCGGTCATCCCTCACATTCTCGTCTCCTGTTACAGTGCCTTGATCGAACTCATTTACTTTCGCTGGTTTCGGCCGGATTTATTGCTGGCTGTCGGACGCGGTGTGGCACGTGGTTTGCAAAAGATCGCTGGTGACACAGCACGAGTCGGTGTGCTGCCCTCTAGCTACGATGAACAGGAGTTTCACCCCGGCAGGCGTGAGGTCGACCGGCGGAAGATGCGCAGCCATTGGGGATTTCGCGACGACACCTATGTGCTCGCTTTTGCCGCGCAGGGCGGCTATGAACGAAAGGGTTTTTACATCCTAGCCAGTGCGCTGGAGGCACTATGGGAGCAGGGGCAGCGCAGCTTTCGCGTTTTGCTGCTTGGCGGTAGCAAAGACGGCATCAAACGACTCCAGGAAGACCTCGCTGCCCGGTTCCCACACCATACCGAGTGGCTAATGATCGCCGGTTGGGTCGAGTCACTCGCCGAGGCCATGGCGGCTGCGGATGCTTTTGTTTTCCCCTCCTACTTTGAGTCCTTCGCCGCAGTCGAGGCAGAGGCATGCGCACTCGGCCTGCCGCTGGCTCTCACACCACACTGGGGCAGTGAGATGGTGCTGCGTCCTGGTGAAAATGGTGTCTCGCTGCCCTGGGATGTGCCGGGCATCGCCGCCGCGTTGCTGGAGCTGCGCCAGCGCACGAGCGAATGGAAATCCATCCTGCCGGAGGCCACGCCCCTCTCGCAATACGGTGAGCGTCTCCACCAGCTCTACACCGAAGCACTCGCAGCCAAAAATCACTCATGA
- a CDS encoding glycosyltransferase family 4 protein, which translates to MKIVITARNYFPVCGGVSVYVRMLATAFQQLQHEVVVITSTPADDTDEGEDAFLVVRRPDLASLIRWAGWADVLLQAELGVKFLLPFLVRRKRCFVSHHTYFTGEDGHTPWWKKIQGHLAANHCQAISVSEIVRTNWGGHGVIISNPYDESLFWVKPDPEKRKTELLFVGRLAEEKGLGVLLQALVHLRECGSRPGLTVIGDIGIPGKSALPRWREEVVALGLQDQVSFMGLKPAADVAAHMRRSQVLVIPSTWEEPFGLIALEGLASGCVVVASRCGGLPEACGGHAILFEKGNAAELSSALIQGLAKAAEQAGIIPQPVCEHLARHQRRPVAERYLRHFSAPTTSLS; encoded by the coding sequence ATGAAAATTGTCATTACAGCGAGGAACTACTTTCCGGTCTGCGGTGGGGTCTCCGTTTATGTGCGCATGCTGGCCACGGCGTTTCAGCAGTTGCAGCATGAAGTCGTTGTGATCACATCCACACCTGCGGACGACACGGATGAAGGAGAGGATGCTTTTCTGGTCGTGCGCAGGCCGGACCTGGCCTCACTCATACGCTGGGCCGGGTGGGCAGATGTTTTGCTGCAAGCCGAGCTGGGGGTGAAGTTCCTCCTGCCATTCCTAGTGCGGAGAAAGCGCTGTTTTGTCTCCCACCACACGTATTTTACCGGTGAAGATGGACACACACCGTGGTGGAAAAAGATTCAGGGGCACCTCGCCGCGAATCACTGTCAAGCCATCTCCGTGAGCGAGATCGTGCGCACGAACTGGGGCGGCCACGGCGTCATCATCAGCAATCCATATGATGAATCTCTCTTCTGGGTGAAACCGGACCCAGAGAAGAGGAAAACAGAGCTGCTCTTTGTCGGCAGACTGGCGGAGGAAAAAGGCCTCGGGGTGCTGCTCCAAGCCCTTGTTCATTTGCGTGAGTGCGGTAGCCGACCAGGGCTGACGGTCATCGGTGACATCGGCATACCCGGTAAGAGCGCGTTGCCGCGTTGGCGGGAGGAAGTCGTAGCTCTGGGCCTTCAAGATCAGGTCAGCTTCATGGGCCTGAAGCCCGCTGCCGATGTCGCTGCCCACATGCGACGGTCTCAGGTACTGGTCATTCCATCGACCTGGGAGGAGCCTTTTGGACTCATCGCGCTGGAAGGGCTGGCCTCCGGGTGCGTGGTGGTCGCTTCTCGTTGCGGCGGCTTGCCAGAGGCCTGCGGCGGTCACGCCATTCTCTTCGAAAAAGGGAACGCAGCCGAACTCTCGTCGGCATTGATCCAGGGGCTAGCAAAGGCTGCCGAGCAGGCCGGAATCATCCCGCAGCCAGTGTGTGAGCACCTCGCGCGACACCAACGGCGGCCTGTAGCGGAAAGGTACCTGCGCCACTTTTCTGCTCCGACGACTTCTTTATCATGA